In Gemmata obscuriglobus, a single genomic region encodes these proteins:
- a CDS encoding C45 family autoproteolytic acyltransferase/hydolase — protein sequence MRWLALVLPLGFAPLVLTAPPAPPAPVQPAAADPVPKPAADPNRYGPAYRYTQDGWVVLHIEGEPYPRGYQHGRLLAKEIAAYVRMLATECSPKAPADGWKAVRLITNAAFLRKIDSELLEEMKGIADGATDAGASYEGRDIDLLDVAVLNVQMELASLESALHTMPTGLEGKTFPRPGRPRAPAPRPKKVDHCSAFIATGPATADGKIVFGHITMAGLTAGPFVNYWIDVAPHKGRRFVMQAFPGGVWSSQDYYINDAGVLLCETTIDQTPFDAGGVPLASRTRKAIQYAEGIDTVVKALSEKNNGLYANEWLVGDLKTNEIAMFELGTKAQKLWRSSKDQWFGGTKGFYWGCNNAKDRAVRLEALPADDADRPTGTEWEPDERDKEWLALYKAHAGKIDAAFAKKAFTNEVLAQDTALDAKYTTAALAAKLSTHALYGPPTGKVWKPTPEQLRDHPEIVALEPHPWTVLTADPPARK from the coding sequence ATGCGCTGGCTCGCACTCGTTTTGCCGCTCGGCTTCGCACCCCTGGTGCTGACCGCACCGCCCGCACCGCCCGCACCGGTCCAGCCCGCCGCGGCCGATCCGGTGCCGAAACCCGCCGCCGACCCGAACCGCTACGGCCCGGCCTACCGGTACACGCAAGACGGCTGGGTGGTGCTGCACATCGAGGGCGAGCCGTACCCCCGCGGGTACCAGCACGGACGGCTGCTCGCGAAGGAGATCGCCGCGTACGTCCGGATGCTCGCGACCGAGTGCAGCCCGAAGGCGCCCGCCGACGGGTGGAAGGCCGTCCGGCTGATCACGAACGCCGCGTTCCTCCGCAAGATCGATTCCGAGCTGCTCGAGGAGATGAAGGGCATCGCGGACGGGGCCACCGACGCGGGCGCCAGCTACGAGGGGCGCGACATCGACCTGCTTGATGTCGCGGTGCTCAACGTGCAGATGGAGCTGGCGAGCCTCGAGTCCGCGCTGCACACCATGCCGACCGGGCTGGAGGGGAAGACGTTCCCCCGCCCCGGGCGGCCTCGCGCGCCGGCCCCGCGCCCCAAAAAGGTGGACCACTGCTCCGCGTTCATCGCGACCGGCCCGGCGACCGCCGACGGGAAGATCGTGTTCGGGCACATCACGATGGCCGGGCTCACCGCCGGGCCGTTCGTCAACTACTGGATCGACGTGGCGCCGCACAAGGGCCGCCGGTTCGTGATGCAGGCGTTCCCGGGCGGGGTGTGGTCGAGCCAGGACTATTACATCAACGACGCCGGCGTGCTGCTGTGCGAGACGACCATCGACCAGACCCCGTTCGACGCCGGCGGGGTGCCGCTCGCGAGCCGCACCCGGAAGGCGATCCAGTACGCCGAGGGCATCGACACGGTGGTGAAGGCGCTGTCCGAGAAGAACAACGGGCTGTATGCGAACGAGTGGCTCGTTGGCGACCTGAAGACCAACGAGATCGCGATGTTCGAGCTGGGCACGAAGGCCCAAAAGCTGTGGCGCAGTTCCAAGGACCAGTGGTTCGGGGGCACGAAGGGGTTCTACTGGGGCTGCAACAACGCGAAAGACCGGGCGGTCCGCCTCGAGGCGCTCCCCGCGGACGACGCCGACCGGCCGACCGGCACGGAGTGGGAGCCTGACGAGCGCGACAAGGAGTGGCTGGCGCTGTACAAGGCGCACGCCGGCAAGATCGACGCCGCGTTCGCCAAGAAGGCGTTCACCAACGAGGTGCTCGCGCAGGACACGGCGCTGGACGCGAAGTACACGACGGCGGCGCTGGCTGCGAAGCTCTCCACCCACGCGCTCTACGGCCCCCCGACCGGGAAGGTGTGGAAGCCCACGCCGGAGCAACTGCGGGACCACCCGGAGATCGTCGCACTCGAACCGCACCCGTGGACCGTGCTGACGGCGGACCCGCCGGCGAGGAAGTGA